Proteins encoded in a region of the Novibacillus thermophilus genome:
- a CDS encoding MGDG synthase family glycosyltransferase, producing the protein MRQKPSILILSAGYGEGHRQAATALSRAFQERSEPIRVHVVDYMEMVHPVLNSITRHLYQSCVKYAPNVYGAFYRLTDKIPPTSVVQKLVRQLGARKLLTYIRSTGPDVVINTFPLSSGAMAWLKGQALTDVMSATVITDYTVHSQWVHDQTDRYFVGSQHVKETLLEKGVPAGKIEVTGIPVRPCFHERHDRSHLKQTLGLDERPTLLVMGGWHGVFNASTCERLAEVGTTVQLLFVCGGDRQLFHRILPLQMKYPDRVRVFGYVSNIQELMAVSDCILTKAGGLTTSEALAMGVPMLLYRPIPGQEEANARFLIERGVACLARHPHQLIEQFTHLCRNSEQLALMKERANSAKPGNASEKIVDCVLTHTEGRKVVFAAVKS; encoded by the coding sequence TTGCGGCAAAAACCGAGCATACTCATTTTGTCTGCCGGTTACGGGGAAGGTCACCGTCAAGCGGCGACGGCGTTGTCCCGCGCATTTCAGGAGCGGTCAGAGCCGATCCGCGTCCATGTCGTCGACTACATGGAGATGGTTCATCCGGTTTTAAACTCCATCACTCGGCATTTGTATCAAAGCTGCGTCAAATACGCTCCGAATGTGTACGGCGCATTTTACAGGCTGACAGATAAAATTCCGCCGACGTCCGTCGTGCAAAAACTTGTACGCCAATTAGGCGCCCGCAAATTGCTCACATATATCCGCTCGACTGGGCCGGATGTAGTCATCAACACGTTTCCCCTTTCTTCAGGGGCGATGGCGTGGTTGAAAGGGCAGGCATTAACCGACGTCATGTCAGCGACAGTGATCACCGATTACACGGTGCACTCCCAGTGGGTACACGACCAGACTGACCGGTACTTTGTCGGGTCCCAGCATGTGAAGGAAACGCTGCTCGAGAAAGGAGTCCCAGCCGGAAAAATTGAAGTGACCGGCATTCCGGTCCGGCCTTGTTTTCACGAGCGGCATGACCGTTCCCACTTAAAGCAGACGTTGGGGCTTGACGAGCGCCCGACACTGTTAGTTATGGGAGGTTGGCACGGAGTTTTTAATGCCTCGACATGTGAGCGACTGGCAGAAGTGGGCACAACGGTACAGCTCCTGTTTGTTTGTGGCGGGGACCGACAACTGTTTCACCGCATATTGCCCTTGCAGATGAAGTATCCCGATCGGGTTCGCGTCTTTGGGTACGTGTCGAACATTCAGGAACTGATGGCCGTTTCAGATTGCATCTTGACCAAAGCAGGAGGGCTGACAACGTCAGAGGCGTTAGCGATGGGAGTGCCGATGTTGTTGTACCGTCCCATCCCCGGTCAGGAGGAGGCCAATGCCCGTTTTTTGATCGAACGAGGCGTTGCGTGTTTGGCCCGCCATCCGCACCAGCTCATCGAACAGTTCACACACTTGTGTCGCAACAGCGAACAACTTGCATTAATGAAGGAGCGGGCCAACAGCGCAAAACCGGGGAATGCCTCTGAAAAAATTGTGGACTGTGTGCTCACACACACTGAAGGGCGGAAGGTTGTATTCGCCGCTGTCAAGTCTTAA
- a CDS encoding O-methyltransferase: protein MNREEYVRQLLGEDDPVLLNIRRRIAAAKMPEISVEPEWGRWLTMLVRMVGAESVLEIGALGGYSGVCLARGLGASGRLISLEIDARFAEFARESMKLAGLDHLVEYRVGDAMDTLPQLAREGQQFDVVFIDADKGHYPDYLEWAIELSHAGSVIVADNAMLRDRVLNPDDQRRSTVAMRKFNEMMMRDPRLEGLVIPFHDGFAVACVK, encoded by the coding sequence ATGAATCGCGAAGAGTACGTGAGACAATTACTAGGTGAAGACGATCCAGTGTTACTCAACATACGTCGACGCATTGCCGCTGCAAAGATGCCAGAAATTTCCGTTGAGCCGGAATGGGGCCGGTGGTTGACGATGTTAGTCCGCATGGTGGGAGCTGAGAGCGTGTTGGAAATCGGCGCACTGGGTGGGTACAGCGGGGTCTGTCTCGCGCGGGGATTGGGGGCGTCCGGAAGATTGATTTCGTTGGAGATCGATGCCCGGTTTGCTGAGTTTGCGCGGGAAAGCATGAAGCTCGCTGGCCTCGACCACTTGGTAGAATACCGGGTAGGGGACGCCATGGACACCCTCCCCCAGCTCGCCAGAGAAGGTCAACAGTTCGATGTCGTGTTTATCGATGCCGACAAGGGACATTACCCGGACTATCTCGAATGGGCTATTGAGCTGTCCCACGCTGGCAGTGTCATCGTTGCCGACAACGCAATGTTGCGGGACCGCGTCTTGAACCCAGACGATCAGCGCCGTTCTACCGTCGCGATGCGAAAGTTTAACGAAATGATGATGCGCGACCCCCGGCTAGAAGGACTCGTCATTCCGTTTCACGACGGTTTCGCCGTCGCCTGCGTCAAATAG
- a CDS encoding phosphoadenylyl-sulfate reductase encodes MNSWKVVAQHLSNANLTQILEWAIRKFGEKLTLACSFGAEDVVLVDALQRIPGGKKVDIFYLDTDLHFPETYETRDRLEERYGIRFKRVTPDLTLDEQQASYGPALWRQDPNRCCYLRKVQPLEKTLSEYDAWMTGIRREQSPTRRKAQIVEVDQRFLLTKVNPLVHWTSEDVWAYIRERDVPYNPLHDERYPSIGCAPCTRPVHEGEDLRSGRWSGFQKTECGLHQT; translated from the coding sequence TTGAATAGCTGGAAAGTGGTGGCCCAACACTTGTCAAACGCCAACTTGACGCAAATATTGGAGTGGGCGATACGCAAATTCGGCGAGAAACTGACATTGGCCTGCAGTTTTGGCGCAGAAGATGTAGTGTTAGTCGATGCGTTACAACGCATTCCCGGTGGAAAGAAAGTCGATATTTTTTACCTGGACACGGACCTGCATTTTCCGGAAACGTACGAAACACGCGACCGTTTGGAAGAAAGATACGGGATTCGGTTTAAGCGAGTGACACCCGACTTGACTCTGGATGAACAGCAGGCCTCTTACGGTCCTGCTTTGTGGCGTCAAGATCCGAACCGATGCTGCTATCTTCGGAAGGTTCAGCCGTTGGAGAAAACGCTGTCGGAATACGATGCCTGGATGACGGGGATACGCCGCGAACAGTCGCCGACACGGCGCAAGGCTCAGATTGTGGAAGTCGACCAACGCTTTCTCCTGACGAAAGTGAATCCGCTCGTACACTGGACGAGTGAAGACGTGTGGGCGTACATTCGCGAAAGGGATGTTCCGTACAATCCGCTTCACGATGAACGATATCCGAGTATCGGATGCGCACCCTGCACGCGGCCCGTTCATGAGGGAGAGGATCTGCGGTCTGGCAGATGGAGCGGCTTTCAAAAAACGGAGTGCGGGCTGCATCAAACATGA
- a CDS encoding YajQ family cyclic di-GMP-binding protein, producing MAKESSFDIVSRVDVSEVGNAVNMANKEIKNRYDFKRSISNIELQNDEVVITADDDYKLEQVKDILSDKLVKRGVSLKSVRYEKQEAASGGNVRQRAQLTQGIDQEHAKKISKAIRDSKLKVKSQIQGDQLRVTGKSKDDLQKVIALVKEMDLPIAVQFVNMR from the coding sequence TTGGCTAAAGAAAGTTCGTTTGACATCGTCTCCCGGGTCGATGTCAGTGAAGTGGGGAACGCCGTCAATATGGCGAACAAAGAGATCAAAAACCGTTACGACTTTAAGCGGAGTATCAGCAACATTGAGCTGCAAAACGACGAAGTTGTCATCACTGCCGACGATGACTACAAGCTGGAACAAGTAAAAGACATTTTAAGTGACAAGTTGGTGAAGCGAGGTGTGTCGCTGAAGAGCGTCCGGTACGAAAAACAGGAAGCGGCCAGCGGCGGAAACGTCAGGCAGCGCGCTCAATTGACGCAAGGAATTGACCAAGAACATGCAAAGAAAATCAGCAAAGCCATCCGCGACAGTAAACTAAAAGTGAAGAGCCAAATTCAGGGTGACCAGCTCCGGGTGACTGGGAAGAGCAAAGACGATCTGCAAAAAGTGATTGCCCTTGTGAAGGAGATGGACCTCCCCATCGCCGTGCAGTTCGTCAATATGCGTTAA
- a CDS encoding TerC family protein encodes MMVLDLDFFTALFSIIVIDIVLGGDNAIVIAMASRNLPDKQRNRAIVFGTGAAIAVRAALTFVAVYLLSVPFLRLMGGLLLVWIAFNLLTSRKEHADVQAGANLGQAIRTIVIADVVMGLDNVLAIAGAADTAHNSYFLVILGLLISVPIIIWGSKIILTFMDRFPIVIYVGAGVLAWTAGKMITDDHIVHAWLASIPHAAVWLPLLLIVAVLAFGKLKNRKAAQN; translated from the coding sequence GTGATGGTATTGGACTTAGATTTTTTTACGGCACTCTTCAGCATCATTGTCATCGACATCGTTCTGGGCGGAGACAACGCGATCGTCATTGCGATGGCGAGTCGTAACCTTCCCGACAAACAGCGCAATCGAGCGATCGTCTTCGGGACGGGGGCCGCAATCGCTGTGCGTGCCGCTTTAACTTTTGTCGCCGTATACTTATTAAGCGTACCGTTCTTGCGCTTGATGGGAGGGTTACTCCTCGTCTGGATCGCATTCAACTTGTTGACGAGTCGCAAGGAACACGCTGACGTTCAAGCCGGTGCGAATTTGGGGCAAGCGATTCGGACGATTGTCATCGCCGATGTCGTCATGGGACTGGACAACGTGTTAGCTATTGCCGGGGCCGCAGATACTGCCCACAACAGCTACTTCCTCGTCATTCTCGGATTGTTAATCAGCGTTCCGATTATCATTTGGGGAAGCAAAATTATTTTGACATTCATGGACAGGTTTCCGATCGTCATTTACGTTGGCGCCGGTGTGTTGGCGTGGACGGCAGGTAAGATGATTACAGACGACCACATCGTCCACGCTTGGCTTGCCAGTATTCCGCATGCCGCGGTCTGGTTACCGCTGTTGCTTATTGTTGCCGTATTAGCATTTGGCAAACTGAAAAACAGAAAGGCTGCACAAAACTAG
- a CDS encoding YesL family protein — MPESGVFGFIYRVTDVIYKLAWSNILWFFTSGFPLVLFIFGDWIIPLALFLLIGPPGTVALFHVMSVWQKDGDLSVWNTYWSGWKKNWKRAYKVVDVYVIIGVILVVDLVVVANAPQSVLKWIGFLLFPTATLYILTSVTLLPLLVRYPWKLFELVKNAFVLSVSHLFSSTAVLLSLGVVIVTAVSFMPPLAFFFSASVTAWAFTWQTGRILDKIDRLQKERSESLESNAM; from the coding sequence ATGCCTGAGTCTGGCGTATTCGGCTTCATATACCGTGTCACAGATGTCATTTACAAGTTAGCCTGGAGCAATATTCTCTGGTTTTTTACATCGGGGTTTCCCCTCGTTCTGTTCATCTTCGGAGATTGGATTATTCCCCTCGCGTTGTTTCTCCTCATAGGACCTCCCGGGACTGTGGCACTGTTTCACGTGATGTCCGTCTGGCAAAAAGATGGAGATCTTTCCGTTTGGAACACGTACTGGTCCGGATGGAAAAAGAACTGGAAACGCGCATACAAAGTCGTGGACGTATACGTCATAATCGGCGTTATATTAGTTGTCGATTTAGTTGTCGTGGCGAACGCGCCGCAATCCGTTTTAAAGTGGATCGGCTTTTTGCTCTTTCCGACGGCGACTCTGTACATCCTCACCAGTGTCACATTGTTGCCGCTCCTCGTGCGTTACCCGTGGAAACTGTTCGAACTCGTTAAAAATGCGTTCGTCTTGTCGGTCAGCCACCTGTTTTCATCTACAGCGGTGTTGTTGAGTTTGGGTGTTGTCATTGTGACGGCTGTCAGTTTCATGCCTCCCTTGGCTTTCTTCTTCTCCGCCAGTGTCACGGCGTGGGCGTTTACGTGGCAGACGGGCCGTATCCTTGACAAAATCGACCGTTTGCAAAAAGAGCGCAGTGAGTCTTTGGAAAGTAACGCGATGTAA